In a single window of the Raphanus sativus cultivar WK10039 chromosome 9, ASM80110v3, whole genome shotgun sequence genome:
- the LOC130500243 gene encoding uncharacterized protein LOC130500243 produces the protein MKLRSLAKPHIICHINSGTKASFWHDNWTGLGSLIDIIGPLGPQVSGILIDSSVSEAVTAGAWRQTRSRSPILRRLRQALPSQIPDIDSSEEDYYMWRIATTDPPSIFSTSRLWSSLNPSPPPVTWHKVVWFKQRIPKHSFIVWLLLKGRMLTRDRLRSWGLAVPPDCLLCGHAPETANHLFFQCQYSAAVWNLLLSNLRMVHPSNLQDVVNWLRTSPARSNLKPVLKLVFQGAVYFIWRERNSRLHSAVNKPATQIVKEIQLQIRAKLLGMDRERPSSSQLRENTQETYLSIWFDRFQA, from the coding sequence ATGAAGCTGAGGTCCTTGGCAAAGCCACACATTATATGTCACATCAACTCAGGAACCAAGGCGTCTTTTTGGCATGACAATTGGACGGGTTTGGGATCTCTTATTGATATCATTGGCCCTCTTGGACCTCAAGTTTCGGGTATTCTCATTGATAGTTCTGTCTCTGAGGCTGTCACCGCGGGAGCATGGAGACAGACTCGTAGCAGAAGTCCTATTTTGAGAAGGCTTCGCCAGGCTCTACCTTCTCAAATCCCGGACATCGATTCATCTGAAGAAGACTATTATATGTGGAGGATTGCTACAACGGATCCACCATCTATTTTCTCTACTTCTCGTCTTTGGAGCTCTCTGAACCCTTCACCTCCGCCCGTCACTTGGCACAAGGTTGTTTGGTTTAAACAGAGAATTCCTAAGCATTCTTTTATAGTCTGGCTTCTCCTAAAGGGCAGAATGTTAACGCGAGACAGACTCAGATCTTGGGGTCTTGCAGTCCCACCAGATTGCCTTCTCTGTGGTCATGCGCCAGAGACGGCTAATCATCTCTTTTTTCAATGCCAGTACTCGGCGGCGGTCTGGAACCTCCTGCTATCAAACCTTCGAATGGTTCATCCTTCTAACTTGCAAGATGTGGTAAATTGGCTGCGAACTTCTCCGGCAAGGTCCAATCTTAAACCTGTTTTAAAGTTGGTTTTCCAGGGAGCAGTCTACTTTATATGGAGGGAGAGAAACTCGCGTTTGCACTCTGCTGTGAACAAGCCCGCTACTCAAATTGTCAAAGAAATTCAGCTTCAAATCAGAGCCAAGCTATTGGGGATGGACAGGGAGAGACCCTCCTCCTCTCAGCTCCGGGAAAATACTCAGGAAACCTATCTCTCCATCTGGTTTGATCGGTTCCAGGCTTAA
- the LOC108838711 gene encoding BOI-related E3 ubiquitin-protein ligase 1, which produces MNNQIIADGFPVTFRDWQLQHMQPRAIDPIQTAASFNKYHFNQSPAVLKRQSDSAFDSDVRMTAQKRRSVAFCPTASLIEAQLVSQMHQQQSDINSFVAQQTQTLRLELEARQRTQTWSLASAVQSAIDKKLKQRDEEIVRMRKLNYVLQERAKSLYVENQILRDLAQTSEATANTLRSNLEHVLAQVDELPAMVATGGDVFHPPVEEDAVSSCGSCDGADGGDVTAVTGGCKRCGERTASVLVLPCRHLCLCTICGSALLQVCPVCDTVMNASVHVNMS; this is translated from the coding sequence ATGAACAATCAAATAATCGCCGACGGTTTTCCGGTGACATTCAGAGACTGGCAGTTACAGCACATGCAGCCTCGCGCCATAGATCCTATTCAAACCGCAGCGAGCTTCAACAAATACCATTTCAACCAATCTCCAGCGGTATTAAAACGACAGAGCGATTCTGCGTTTGACTCCGACGTTCGAATGACAGCTCAGAAACGGAGGTCCGTCGCGTTTTGCCCGACGGCGTCTCTAATCGAGGCACAACTCGTTTCTCAGATGCACCAGCAACAATCAGATATCAATAGCTTCGTCGCTCAACAAACGCAAACGCTCAGGTTGGAGTTGGAAGCGAGGCAGAGAACGCAAACGTGGTCCTTAGCGTCAGCGGTTCAGTCCGCGATTGACAAAAAGCTTAAACAGAGAGACGAAGAGATTGTCCGAATGAGGAAACTGAACTATGTTTTGCAAGAACGAGCGAAGAGTCTCTACGTCGAGAATCAGATCTTGCGTGATCTCGCTCAGACCAGCGAAGCTACAGCTAACACTCTCCGGTCAAACCTTGAACATGTTCTCGCTCAGGTCGACGAGTTACCGGCGATGGTGGCAACCGGCGGAGACGTTTTTCATCCTCCGGTAGAAGAGGATGCGGTATCGAGCTGCGGAAGCTGCGACGGTGCTGATGGTGGTGATGTCACGGCGGTGACAGGAGGATGTAAACGGTGCGGTGAAAGGACGGCTAGTGTGTTGGTGCTGCCTTGCCGTCACTTGTGTTTGTGTACAATTTGTGGATCGGCTCTGTTACAGGTGTGCCCCGTATGCGATACGGTCATGAATGCTAGTGTTCATGTCAACATGTCATGA
- the LOC108825357 gene encoding putative F-box/FBD/LRR-repeat protein At5g44950 — translation MGYDRISALPDCLITQILLWLPTRYSIKTSVLSTRWRNLWLDVPGLELHSNDLDCFSKVATNNFGNSFLKFNSQTRLQKFKINYDECNSLVFPSQIREWIVTAVDHRGIQHLDAEDQNAKFYFCFLPVNIYNSKTLVSLKLQHVVVPQNPELVFSLPCLKILHLKKVHYGIGGRLFSEKLISGCQVLEELNLVRYQYSSVETLRVRSQTLKIFCLAFITGEIDTKDSVEIDAPRLKYMSFSDRIMVNNLNSLLKIDIDTDFNLNHPLVSEVVNKGDLIYEFLEGIASVTHMIISHPTLEILYHYSQVGQFPQFCNLSHLQASFSTSSLPLLSVFLESCSNLKSLILDFSVSTEPEQKMDLTKVPQCLISTLERVEINKLNMWEGPGMRLATYFIMNSAVLKKLDLNDSHLTKQEIDFYNGLFILVRSSRKCQVCFDDVPLIMLGRI, via the exons ATGGGGTACGATAGAATAAGCGCACTGCCGGATTGTTTGATAACTCAGATACTCTTATGGCTTCCAACCAGATATTCTATTAAGACAAGCGTTCTATCGACCAGATGGAGAAATCTCTGGCTTGATGTTCCAGGACTTGAATTACACTCCAATGACTTGGATTGTTTCTCCAAAGTTGCCACTAACAACTTCGGTAACAGCTTTCTGAAGTTTAACAGTCAGACGCGCCTGCAAAAGTTCAAGATCAACTATGATGAGTGTAACTCGTTAGTCTTTCCCTCTCAGATCAGGGAGTGGATCGTCACAGCTGTTGATCATCGAGGGATTCAGCATCTAGATGCCGAGGACCAGAATGCAAAgttttacttttgtttcttGCCAGTGAATATATATAACAGCAAGACATTGGTATCCTTGAAACTCCAACACGTAGTAGTGCCTCAGAATCCAGAGCTTGTTTTTTCTCTACCTTGTCTCAAGATCTTGCACCTAAAAAAAGTTCATTACGGTATAGGTGGCCGTTTATTTTCGGAGAAGCTAATCTCAGGCTGTCAGGTTCTTGAAGAACTTAATTTGGTAAGGTATCAATACAGTTCAGTAGAAACCCTCCGTGTGAGGTCCCAGACTCTGAAGATCTTCTGTTTAGCATTTATTACGGGAGAGATTGATACTAAAGATTCGGTCGAGATTGATGCTCCAAGACTCAAGTATATGAGTTTTAGTGATAGGATTATGGTGAATAATCTGAATTCCCTGCTTAAGATAGACATCGATACTGATTTTAATCTCAATCACCCTTTGGTATCCGAGGTTGTAAATAAGGGAGATCTTATTTACGAGTTTCTCGAGGGTATTGCTAGTGTGACACATATGATCATCTCTCATCCTACTCTAGAG ATCCTTTATCATTATTCTCAAGTAGGACAGTTTCCCCAATTCTGTAACCTATCTCATTTGCAGGCTTCCTTCTCCACCTCATCATTACCACTGCTGTCAGTTTTTCTCGAGAGCTGCTCGAATCTTAAAAGCCTCATCTTG GACTTTTCTGTTTCAACGGAGCCGGAGCAGAAGATGGATCTCACCAAGGTGCCTCAGTGCTTAATATCGACTTTGGAGCGTGTTGAGATTAACAAACTGAATATGTGGGAGGGACCTGGGATGAGACTAGCGACTTATTTTATTATGAATTCAGCAGTCCTCAAGAAACTCGATCTCAATGATTCTCATCTGACTAAACAGGAAATAGATTTCTACAATGGCCTTTTTATATTGGTAAGAAGTTCTCGAAAATGTCAAGTTTGCTTTGATGACGTGCCGTTGATAATGCTGGGGAGAATCTGA